In one Lycium barbarum isolate Lr01 chromosome 7, ASM1917538v2, whole genome shotgun sequence genomic region, the following are encoded:
- the LOC132603323 gene encoding peptide deformylase 1A, chloroplastic, with protein MESIPRLAQRVLSVPFTPKYLKSCEKTRPLTSHLMQLHGFRRPIFIQWNLQGRPSVCTDLVSVKNYSSATARAGWFLGLGEKKKQVIPDIVKAGDPVLHEHAQDVSLEEIGSERVQKIIDEMVKVMRNAPGVGLAAPQIGIPLKIIVLEDTNEYISYAPKDETKAQDRRPFDLLIIVNAKLKKKGNKTALFFEGCLSVDGFRAVVERHLEVEVRGLDRNGKAIKVDASGWQARILQHECDHLDGTLYVDKMVPRTFRTVENLDLPLAAGCPKLGAC; from the exons ATGGAGAGCATTCCGCGATTAGCACAGCGTGTTCTTTCCGTGCCATTCACTCCAAAATACTTGAAATCCTGTGAGAAAACGAGACCTCTTACCTCCCACTTAATGCAACTCCACGGCTTCCGGAGACCAATATTCATACAATGGAATCTGCAGGGAAGACCTTCTGTATGCACTGACTTAGTATCCGTGAAAAATTACAGTTCTGCCACTGCTCGAGCAGGTTGGTTTCTGGGTTTAGGAGAGAAAAAAAAGCAAGTCATACCTGACATTGTGAAAGCTGGTGATCCTGTTCTTCATGAACACGCTCAGGACGTTTCTCTTGAGGAGATTGGGTCAGAACGGGTCCAAAAGATCATTGATGAGATGGTTAAGGTTATGAGAAATGCACCCGGAGTTGGTCTTGCTGCTCCTCAAATTGGTATTCCTTTGAAG ATAATTGTGTTGGAAGACACAAACGAGTATATAAGCTATGCTCCTAAAGATGAAACCAAAGCACAGGACAGACGTCCATTTGATCTCCTG ATTATTGTAAATGCAAAGCTTAAAAAGAAAGGCAACAAAACTGCATTGTTTTTCGAAGGGTGCTTGAG TGTTGATGGGTTCAGAGCAGTTGTGGAAAGACACTTAGAAGTAGAGGTTAGAGGTTTGGATCGAAATGGCAAAGCAATCAAAGTTGATGCTTCAGGGTGGCAGGCTCGCATTTTGCAGCACGAATGTGACCACCTAGACGGAACTCTTTATGTCGACAAGATGGTTCCTAGAACATTCAGGACTGTAGAGAACTTGGACTTGCCTCTTGCAGCTGGATGTCCTAAATTGGGAGCATGCTGA